The proteins below are encoded in one region of Sphingobacterium sp. R2:
- a CDS encoding HAD family hydrolase, whose amino-acid sequence MTVNKDAIKIIAFDADDTLWVNEPYFQKAEHDFCALLENYLPQHAISQELFKTEMNNLSLYGYGVKGFILCMIETASRISAGQLPLSIVNKIIEIGQCLLKMPIELLDGVEDTLVQLSAHYKLIVATKGDLLDQERKLKNSPLQKYFHHVEIMSNKKSEDYKKLLSKIECPAENFMMIGNSINSDILPVLEIGAQAIHIPYHVTWSHEQASDEIKPSSFLEIDRLDKLIQILL is encoded by the coding sequence ATGACTGTTAATAAAGACGCGATTAAAATCATTGCCTTTGATGCTGATGATACATTATGGGTAAATGAACCCTATTTTCAAAAAGCAGAACATGATTTCTGCGCACTGCTGGAGAACTATCTTCCGCAGCATGCAATTTCACAGGAACTATTTAAGACGGAAATGAACAACCTGTCGCTTTACGGATATGGCGTAAAAGGTTTTATTCTTTGTATGATAGAAACTGCCAGCCGTATTTCTGCTGGTCAACTGCCTTTGAGCATAGTAAACAAAATTATAGAAATTGGACAGTGTTTATTAAAAATGCCGATTGAATTATTAGATGGCGTAGAGGATACGTTAGTACAACTCAGTGCACATTACAAATTGATTGTAGCTACAAAGGGCGATCTGCTCGATCAGGAGAGAAAGTTGAAGAATTCTCCTCTTCAAAAATATTTTCATCATGTTGAGATTATGAGTAACAAAAAAAGTGAAGATTATAAGAAACTGTTAAGCAAAATTGAATGCCCGGCCGAGAATTTCATGATGATAGGAAATTCAATAAATTCCGATATTCTACCCGTTTTGGAAATTGGTGCACAGGCAATACATATTCCGTATCACGTAACCTGGTCCCATGAACAAGCTAGCGATGAGATAAAACCAAGTAGTTTTCTTGAGATAGATAGATTAGATAAATTGATACAAATCTTGCTTTAG
- a CDS encoding NUDIX domain-containing protein yields MENEVIGLKRVATLCILRNKDKFLLLRRLKEPNKDMYVPVGGKIDPFENPDAAVEREVFEETGIHITSKQFCGILTETSPVNYNWISYVYVSDIEFVDVPYCNEGDLEWISAADLSAIPTPITDLYIYDYVAKKKHFALNATYDSAVNLTGLWEQYSNTKLI; encoded by the coding sequence ATGGAGAACGAAGTGATCGGTTTGAAACGAGTCGCAACACTATGTATCTTGAGAAATAAAGATAAATTCCTATTATTAAGACGCTTAAAAGAACCTAACAAGGATATGTACGTTCCTGTTGGTGGGAAAATAGACCCCTTTGAAAATCCGGATGCAGCTGTTGAGCGAGAGGTTTTCGAAGAAACAGGTATCCATATAACTTCAAAACAGTTTTGTGGTATTTTGACAGAAACTTCTCCAGTTAATTACAACTGGATCAGTTACGTATATGTATCAGACATCGAATTTGTCGATGTACCGTATTGTAATGAAGGAGATTTAGAATGGATTTCAGCGGCGGATTTATCCGCTATTCCGACGCCAATAACCGATCTCTATATCTATGATTATGTGGCAAAGAAGAAGCATTTCGCCCTTAATGCTACCTATGACTCAGCCGTGAACTTGACGGGGCTATGGGAGCAGTATAGTAATACTAAGCTTATTTAG
- a CDS encoding Na+/H+ antiporter, whose amino-acid sequence MLENFEFYLFVLLLITMLILLARKVQVAYPVLLVLAGLVISFIPGVPAIKIEPELIFIIFLPPLLYEAAWSTSWKELWRWRRIIFSFAFVVVFFTALSVAVFANYFIPGFSLALGFLLGGIVSPPDAVSAGAILKFVKVPKRLASILEGESLLNDASSLIIFRFAMIAAATGQFVWYQAAGSFIWMCVGGVAIGLAIAYIFLKMHKLLPTDSNTDLLLTFIAPFSMYLIAEQLHASGVLAVVSGGLFLSYRSHDFLSSASRIRTVTVWESFCFLLNGIVFMLIGLDLPEIVSGLGDTNISTAIGYGVAVTIVLILVRIFAGYAAVITTLVMKHFITVADAQSPGWQTPMIIGWTGMRGVVSLAAALSIPLTLSDGTPFPQRNLILFITFVVILLTLVVQGLTLPFILRTIKLVDRDFVRSEKEIDYEIQNRLAQVAVDKIRNDYADKIENFPTLKDQLEKYENQLRSSEIIINYAEYRKIYIDILETQRMWLINKNREELLLDEEIIKKHLRLLDLQEERLNMKS is encoded by the coding sequence ATGTTAGAAAATTTTGAATTCTATCTATTTGTGCTCCTATTGATCACGATGCTGATCTTACTGGCGAGAAAAGTTCAAGTTGCCTACCCCGTTTTACTTGTATTAGCCGGACTTGTAATTAGTTTTATACCAGGAGTTCCTGCTATAAAAATAGAGCCTGAATTAATATTTATTATTTTTTTACCTCCACTTTTGTACGAGGCTGCTTGGTCAACTTCATGGAAAGAATTATGGAGATGGCGTAGGATTATATTTAGCTTTGCTTTCGTTGTAGTCTTTTTTACAGCCTTATCGGTTGCCGTATTTGCCAATTATTTTATCCCGGGATTCTCCTTAGCACTTGGATTTTTATTGGGAGGAATAGTGTCACCGCCTGACGCCGTTAGTGCTGGCGCAATTTTAAAATTCGTAAAAGTACCCAAAAGATTGGCTTCCATTCTGGAAGGTGAAAGTTTATTGAACGATGCTTCCTCATTAATAATCTTCAGATTTGCAATGATCGCCGCAGCTACAGGACAATTTGTATGGTACCAAGCTGCCGGAAGCTTTATCTGGATGTGCGTTGGCGGTGTAGCAATAGGGCTTGCAATTGCATACATTTTCCTCAAAATGCACAAACTGTTGCCCACCGATTCAAATACAGACCTATTGCTAACGTTCATAGCACCTTTCTCCATGTATTTGATCGCAGAACAACTTCACGCTTCGGGCGTTTTGGCGGTGGTAAGTGGTGGATTATTCTTATCCTATCGTAGCCACGACTTTTTAAGTAGTGCATCCCGAATTCGCACCGTAACAGTATGGGAAAGCTTCTGCTTTTTATTGAATGGTATTGTATTTATGCTTATTGGATTAGATTTACCTGAAATTGTTTCGGGGTTGGGAGACACCAATATATCTACGGCAATTGGCTACGGTGTAGCCGTAACAATAGTACTTATTCTCGTCAGAATTTTCGCTGGATATGCTGCGGTAATCACCACTTTAGTGATGAAACATTTCATAACAGTCGCCGATGCCCAATCACCAGGTTGGCAAACCCCAATGATTATTGGTTGGACCGGAATGCGTGGTGTGGTTTCTCTTGCTGCAGCGCTTTCCATTCCCTTAACACTGTCGGATGGTACTCCTTTTCCACAAAGAAACCTTATTCTTTTTATTACATTTGTCGTTATCCTATTAACCTTGGTCGTTCAAGGATTAACACTCCCCTTTATATTAAGAACAATCAAATTAGTAGATAGAGATTTTGTCCGAAGCGAGAAGGAAATCGATTATGAAATCCAGAATAGACTAGCTCAAGTCGCTGTGGATAAAATTCGAAATGACTACGCCGACAAAATTGAAAATTTTCCGACATTAAAGGATCAGTTAGAGAAGTATGAAAATCAATTGCGGAGCTCTGAAATTATCATTAATTACGCAGAATATCGCAAAATATATATTGACATTCTAGAAACTCAACGCATGTGGCTTATCAATAAAAATCGTGAGGAGCTTCTATTAGACGAAGAAATTATTAAAAAGCACCTTCGTTTATTGGATCTTCAGGAAGAAAGATTGAATATGAAGAGCTAG
- a CDS encoding RagB/SusD family nutrient uptake outer membrane protein: MKKITNISLILLVLSATLHACNDDFVSTKPLSEVPQEVVWSDAGLSEAFVTEIYNGFGVGGFYEQQMASMTDEALFTHPNRGINTVTESRSNPADQGYIMETYEYGRMYTRIRATNIAISNLTEAKFDKTKADKLLGEAYFLRAYYYQQLLRYYGGIPIDNKIYTLNDKDYMVPRNTYEECVNAIVKDLDNAAQLLKGASQVKGRASEAAVLALKSRVLLYAASDLHDANKAKSKSTLLAGYKNPEYIMYTTGNQTDRWAKAKAAAKAVIDHSEFAYKLDLNQPVSAADGTINYMALSLGGGSKAVDFTAAKDIILGRFFIDEKDERGGWVGRDNGPNGYHNWAGNTPIQLLVDDYETIAGEKFDWSNPTMAANPYQNRDPRLKATLLYDGADWKPRTADVAARDKANQIQTGQYEVVNAQGQKNTHFGLDTRKSPIEDWNGSRTGYYIRKFTDPDPTMEDQNTRQRIPWPMFRYTEAVLNYVEACLELGEEGEAKIWMNKIRFRAGMPAIPSSESGAALKARYRNERRVELAYEEHRFFDARRWMIAAETIGRKANIINITGTLKAGKSVTQYKYDPSSYTYKYVVSDIDPGIENRNWDDKMYFTSLHRDEINRNTKLIQNPGY; encoded by the coding sequence ATGAAAAAGATTACCAATATATCACTCATTCTACTTGTATTATCTGCAACATTACACGCTTGTAATGATGATTTTGTAAGTACAAAGCCACTCAGTGAAGTGCCACAGGAGGTGGTGTGGTCAGATGCGGGCTTATCAGAAGCTTTTGTGACTGAAATTTATAATGGATTTGGAGTAGGTGGATTTTATGAACAGCAAATGGCTTCGATGACGGATGAAGCCCTATTCACCCATCCAAACCGGGGAATAAATACAGTTACTGAATCGCGCTCAAACCCTGCCGATCAGGGCTATATTATGGAAACTTATGAATATGGGCGCATGTATACACGCATCCGGGCAACTAATATTGCGATTTCTAATTTAACAGAAGCCAAATTTGATAAAACAAAGGCAGATAAGCTTTTAGGTGAGGCTTATTTCTTACGTGCTTATTATTATCAGCAGCTGTTACGCTACTATGGCGGAATACCGATCGATAATAAGATCTATACGCTGAACGATAAAGACTACATGGTTCCTAGAAATACCTATGAAGAATGTGTCAATGCCATAGTTAAAGATCTTGACAATGCGGCTCAGCTTTTGAAAGGTGCATCTCAAGTAAAAGGAAGGGCGAGCGAAGCTGCTGTACTGGCATTAAAATCAAGAGTTTTGCTGTATGCCGCTAGTGACCTTCACGATGCAAATAAAGCAAAATCAAAGTCTACATTATTAGCAGGATATAAAAACCCAGAGTATATAATGTATACCACAGGTAATCAAACCGATCGTTGGGCAAAAGCTAAAGCTGCTGCTAAGGCTGTCATTGATCACAGCGAATTTGCCTATAAACTTGATTTAAATCAGCCTGTTTCGGCTGCCGATGGAACGATTAACTACATGGCTCTTTCCTTAGGTGGGGGGAGTAAAGCAGTTGACTTTACCGCGGCGAAAGACATTATTTTGGGCCGATTTTTTATCGATGAAAAAGATGAACGCGGTGGTTGGGTAGGTCGCGACAATGGACCGAATGGTTACCACAATTGGGCTGGAAATACGCCAATACAACTGTTGGTAGATGACTACGAGACGATTGCCGGTGAAAAGTTCGATTGGTCAAATCCAACTATGGCAGCTAATCCTTATCAAAATCGCGATCCGCGTTTGAAGGCAACTCTATTGTATGATGGTGCAGACTGGAAACCTCGAACAGCTGATGTGGCCGCAAGGGATAAGGCAAATCAGATTCAGACGGGGCAATATGAGGTGGTTAATGCACAAGGTCAAAAAAACACACATTTTGGTCTCGACACAAGAAAGAGCCCTATTGAAGATTGGAACGGCTCCCGAACGGGCTATTATATCCGTAAATTTACTGATCCAGATCCTACAATGGAGGACCAAAATACAAGACAACGTATTCCATGGCCGATGTTTCGTTATACGGAAGCGGTATTAAACTACGTCGAGGCATGTCTGGAGTTAGGTGAGGAAGGCGAGGCTAAAATATGGATGAATAAAATTCGGTTTAGAGCTGGAATGCCTGCAATACCTAGTAGTGAGAGTGGAGCGGCGTTAAAAGCACGCTATCGAAACGAACGTCGTGTAGAGTTAGCTTATGAGGAACATCGCTTCTTTGACGCAAGACGTTGGATGATAGCTGCAGAAACAATCGGCCGGAAGGCAAATATTATCAATATTACTGGAACGCTTAAGGCAGGCAAAAGTGTGACACAATATAAATATGATCCAAGCAGTTACACCTATAAATATGTTGTATCGGATATTGATCCAGGAATCGAAAACCGAAATTGGGATGACAAGATGTATTTTACATCTTTACATCGGGACGAGATTAATAGAAATACGAAGTTAATTCAAAATCCCGGATATTGA
- a CDS encoding SusC/RagA family TonB-linked outer membrane protein, with protein MINCHYFSNQWKRAFWTGSLCSLVTLSPQFVDAATFASYGIFFQQELSVTGKVTDEAGMPIPGVTISVSGSNLATKTDNEGKYKLDKVPSTGTLNFRMVGKLSMDEAVKGRRIIDVILLNSQSSLEEVIVVGYGKQKKETVTGSVATVKGSDLAKSPALNISNALTGRVPGVTATNGSAEPGYDGSNIKIRGTNTLGNSSPLVVIDGVPAREGGIERLNPRDIENISVLKDASAAIYGARAANGVILVTTKRGKTGKPQFSYTFNQGYSQPTVIPKLTTAAQFAEIRNELEIYNLSVDEWSAAYSAITDKGSYIKKDGGVLDAPFKPEDIQKYRDGSDPWGHPNTDWYKSTLKDWSPQQRHNLQINGGTEDVKYLMSLGYQNQDAYYKNSATGYKQYDLRINLDANISQYIKTQFGVLGRQENRNFPTKTAGTIFRMLMRGNPTQPAIWPNGMPGPDIENGENPVVITTNATGYDRDKRYYFQTNGQVEITNPWVDGLKLTLNASVDKYVKNQKTWVIPWTLYSWQGAYEADGETPQLVPGRRGPADPNLNQSNEDQLNILLGGILSFDRKFGDHQVNAIAGINRETIDNDKFSAYRRYFLSNAIDYLFAGGEQEKNNDGAAWKRARLNYFGRFGYNYKSKYIAELLWRYDGSYMFPERERFGFFPGAMAGWVVSEENFWKENIPVINYFKIRASYGQMGNDNIYYDDKLQEYQYFSTYSFGTYIVNDKLAKSLYESRIPNEMITWEVANNYNLGFDFQFLQGKLNLEFDIFKNRRNSILWRKNASIPQSTGMTLPAENIGKVDNKGWEFNLGYHGKVGELGYTVGVNGGYAKNKIIFWDEAPGAPAWQQSTGKPIKTDIYYIYDGVFKDLSDIANNQLDYSAITKTLRPGDMKYKDYNGDGKITPDDKVRRDKNSDPTFQGGFNFSLTYKDFDLSVLFQGATGGEIRVGTDESGSIGNFVEEFYENRWSISNPSSVYPRLTDRGNQYYSYNNTYWMRSTDYLRLKNVELGYNLSSSICNKIGIGSLRLFANGMNLITWSKIKMYDPEAVNALGQYYPQARLINLGALLSF; from the coding sequence ATGATCAACTGCCATTATTTCTCAAATCAATGGAAGAGAGCGTTTTGGACTGGTTCACTGTGTTCTTTAGTCACATTGAGTCCGCAATTCGTCGACGCTGCAACGTTTGCAAGCTATGGAATTTTCTTTCAACAAGAGTTAAGTGTTACAGGTAAAGTGACCGATGAAGCTGGAATGCCTATTCCAGGAGTGACCATTTCGGTAAGTGGAAGTAACTTAGCGACTAAGACCGACAATGAAGGTAAATACAAGTTGGATAAGGTGCCAAGTACAGGTACCCTCAACTTTCGAATGGTTGGTAAGCTATCAATGGATGAAGCTGTAAAGGGAAGACGTATTATTGACGTCATTCTACTCAATTCACAATCTAGTTTGGAAGAGGTTATCGTGGTAGGCTATGGAAAGCAAAAAAAGGAGACTGTGACTGGGTCTGTAGCGACGGTTAAAGGGAGTGATCTTGCCAAATCACCAGCATTGAACATCTCAAATGCATTAACAGGCCGTGTCCCTGGTGTCACAGCGACCAATGGGAGTGCCGAGCCCGGTTATGATGGATCTAACATCAAGATCCGCGGGACAAATACGTTAGGGAATAGCAGTCCTTTGGTGGTAATTGACGGTGTTCCGGCGCGTGAAGGCGGAATCGAGCGGCTTAATCCCCGTGATATTGAAAATATATCGGTACTTAAAGATGCTTCTGCAGCAATTTATGGGGCGCGTGCGGCTAATGGCGTTATTCTTGTCACCACGAAAAGAGGAAAAACAGGTAAGCCACAATTTTCCTACACTTTTAATCAGGGATATTCCCAACCTACTGTAATCCCTAAATTGACCACTGCTGCCCAATTTGCCGAAATTAGGAACGAACTTGAGATCTATAATCTATCGGTCGACGAATGGTCTGCAGCATATAGCGCAATAACGGATAAAGGAAGTTATATTAAAAAAGATGGTGGAGTATTAGATGCACCTTTTAAACCTGAGGATATCCAAAAATACCGCGACGGGTCTGATCCTTGGGGCCATCCAAATACAGATTGGTATAAGTCTACCCTAAAAGATTGGTCGCCGCAACAGCGCCACAATCTCCAGATCAATGGAGGTACTGAGGATGTCAAATATTTAATGTCCTTGGGTTATCAAAATCAGGACGCCTACTACAAGAACTCTGCCACAGGCTATAAACAATATGATTTGCGAATTAATCTCGATGCTAATATAAGTCAATATATCAAAACGCAATTCGGCGTATTAGGGAGACAGGAAAATCGTAATTTTCCAACAAAAACTGCTGGTACAATCTTTAGAATGCTTATGCGCGGAAATCCCACGCAACCTGCAATTTGGCCAAACGGTATGCCAGGACCAGATATAGAAAATGGTGAAAACCCCGTCGTTATCACTACTAATGCCACAGGATATGATAGGGACAAACGCTATTATTTCCAAACGAATGGACAGGTTGAAATTACTAATCCATGGGTTGATGGTTTGAAGCTTACCCTGAATGCATCTGTAGACAAATATGTGAAAAACCAAAAAACCTGGGTGATACCCTGGACATTATATTCGTGGCAAGGTGCATATGAAGCTGATGGGGAAACACCCCAACTGGTCCCTGGGCGACGTGGCCCTGCGGATCCAAATTTGAATCAAAGCAATGAAGATCAATTAAATATCCTACTTGGGGGTATTTTAAGCTTTGACCGGAAATTTGGAGACCATCAAGTGAATGCTATTGCGGGTATCAATAGAGAAACAATTGATAACGATAAATTCAGTGCTTATCGCCGCTACTTCCTTTCCAATGCAATTGATTATCTTTTCGCTGGCGGGGAACAGGAAAAAAATAACGACGGTGCGGCATGGAAGCGCGCACGTCTAAATTATTTTGGTCGGTTTGGCTATAACTACAAAAGTAAATACATCGCCGAACTCTTGTGGCGTTACGACGGTTCTTACATGTTTCCTGAAAGGGAGCGATTTGGGTTCTTCCCTGGGGCAATGGCCGGGTGGGTCGTATCAGAAGAAAATTTCTGGAAGGAAAATATTCCTGTAATTAATTATTTCAAAATCCGTGCTTCTTACGGCCAGATGGGAAATGATAACATCTACTATGATGATAAATTACAAGAGTATCAATATTTTTCTACGTATTCTTTTGGAACGTATATCGTAAATGACAAGTTAGCCAAGTCTCTTTACGAAAGTCGTATACCAAATGAAATGATTACTTGGGAAGTAGCCAATAACTACAATCTCGGATTTGATTTTCAGTTTCTTCAAGGCAAGTTGAACTTGGAATTTGACATCTTCAAAAACCGCCGTAATTCAATTTTGTGGCGCAAAAATGCGTCCATACCGCAGAGCACAGGAATGACGCTCCCAGCTGAGAATATCGGTAAGGTGGATAATAAGGGATGGGAGTTTAATCTCGGTTACCATGGTAAAGTTGGGGAACTTGGTTATACTGTAGGTGTTAACGGCGGGTATGCGAAGAATAAAATCATCTTCTGGGATGAGGCACCAGGAGCGCCGGCATGGCAGCAGAGTACAGGAAAGCCAATAAAAACTGATATCTATTATATTTATGATGGCGTGTTCAAAGATTTAAGTGACATTGCAAACAATCAATTAGATTACAGTGCAATAACAAAAACGCTACGTCCTGGTGACATGAAGTATAAAGATTACAACGGTGACGGAAAAATCACACCCGATGATAAAGTTAGACGCGATAAAAATAGTGATCCAACATTTCAAGGCGGTTTCAATTTTAGCCTTACCTATAAAGATTTTGACTTATCGGTATTATTTCAGGGTGCTACAGGCGGAGAGATCCGTGTCGGTACAGATGAGTCTGGATCTATTGGAAATTTTGTGGAGGAATTCTACGAAAATCGCTGGAGTATCAGTAACCCGAGCAGTGTATATCCACGTTTAACAGACCGCGGTAATCAATATTATTCCTATAATAACACGTATTGGATGCGAAGTACAGATTACCTCCGACTTAAGAATGTAGAATTAGGGTATAATCTATCCTCTAGTATATGCAATAAAATTGGTATAGGCTCATTGCGTCTATTCGCGAATGGAATGAACCTAATTACTTGGAGTAAAATCAAAATGTATGATCCGGAAGCTGTAAATGCATTAGGACAATATTATCCACAAGCAAGATTAATCAATCTGGGCGCGTTATTATCGTTTTAA
- a CDS encoding polysaccharide deacetylase family protein: protein MFSVTACKDFSNKVLGKGELKDTLTEKLVVKEKIPHLLNRWDSLQKNQIQFTVDSLHPVPIKQQKRELKDSLRRAFDKHPKHIYLTFDDGPLIGSAFIDSIAKEKNIKVSVFLIGKHANMSKGRKRDLARYESNPLVACYNHSYTHANNQYSRFYNNPQKAFADFEKNETDLNLKHKIVRLPGRNIWIYDHVRKIDLKNGTSTADLLHKNGYTIYGWDVEWRLNSITGAPIQSQESTLTHIRNYMNNKSSMVPNNVVFLMHDDMFQTKKGQQELSLLIDALKMEGYQFEFMQDYPIKY from the coding sequence ATGTTTAGTGTAACCGCATGTAAGGATTTTTCAAACAAAGTCTTGGGAAAAGGCGAGCTGAAGGACACACTTACGGAAAAATTGGTTGTCAAGGAAAAAATACCACATTTGTTGAATAGGTGGGATTCACTTCAGAAAAATCAGATTCAATTTACAGTAGATAGCTTGCATCCTGTTCCGATCAAACAGCAAAAGCGTGAACTTAAAGATTCCTTGCGTAGGGCTTTTGATAAACACCCTAAACATATTTATTTAACTTTTGATGACGGTCCATTGATTGGTAGTGCCTTTATCGATTCTATTGCGAAAGAAAAAAACATTAAAGTGAGTGTATTCCTTATTGGCAAGCACGCCAATATGAGTAAAGGTAGGAAACGTGATCTTGCGCGATATGAATCAAATCCTCTCGTGGCATGTTACAATCATAGTTATACACACGCAAATAATCAATATTCTAGATTTTATAATAACCCTCAAAAAGCTTTTGCTGATTTTGAAAAAAATGAAACGGATCTCAACTTGAAGCATAAGATCGTTCGACTTCCGGGAAGGAATATCTGGATCTATGATCATGTACGAAAGATAGACCTCAAGAACGGAACCAGTACGGCAGATTTGCTTCATAAAAATGGCTATACGATTTATGGTTGGGATGTGGAATGGAGACTCAATAGTATTACTGGAGCACCCATTCAGAGTCAGGAATCGACCCTGACTCATATTAGGAATTATATGAACAACAAGAGTTCAATGGTACCGAACAATGTCGTTTTCTTGATGCATGATGATATGTTCCAAACGAAAAAGGGACAGCAGGAATTGTCTTTGTTAATCGACGCACTTAAAATGGAAGGCTACCAATTTGAATTTATGCAAGATTATCCCATTAAGTATTAA
- a CDS encoding succinate dehydrogenase/fumarate reductase iron-sulfur subunit, with amino-acid sequence MDLHLKIWRQKDRNATGKLVTYTLTDLNPHMSFLEMLDTLNEQLITHGDEPVEFDHDCREGICGQCGMMINGIAHGPLKHTTTCQLHLRSFKDNDTILIEPFRSAAFQVKKDLKVDRSAFDRIISSGGFVSINTGQAPDARVIPISHELAESAFDSAACIGCGACVATCKNGSAALFTSAKITHMALLPQGKEERSERVLNMVKQMDLESFGHCTNTEACEVECPQGISVLNIARMNFEYNKALFFKKK; translated from the coding sequence ATGGATTTACACCTTAAAATATGGCGGCAAAAAGATCGCAACGCTACAGGAAAATTAGTTACTTACACCTTAACAGATCTCAATCCACATATGTCGTTTTTGGAGATGTTGGATACCCTAAATGAACAGCTTATTACGCATGGAGACGAACCTGTAGAATTTGACCATGATTGTCGTGAAGGGATCTGTGGACAATGCGGCATGATGATCAATGGCATCGCACATGGACCACTTAAGCATACAACCACCTGTCAGCTACATTTACGTTCATTCAAAGATAACGATACGATTCTTATCGAACCTTTCCGATCAGCAGCATTTCAGGTTAAAAAGGATTTAAAAGTGGACCGTTCGGCATTTGACCGGATTATTTCTTCTGGGGGATTTGTATCCATCAATACTGGTCAAGCCCCAGACGCGAGAGTGATTCCTATTTCTCATGAGTTAGCTGAGTCAGCATTTGACTCAGCGGCCTGTATTGGTTGTGGTGCTTGTGTTGCAACGTGTAAAAATGGTAGCGCCGCATTATTTACCTCCGCAAAGATTACCCATATGGCTTTGCTTCCACAGGGAAAAGAAGAGCGCAGTGAACGTGTTTTAAATATGGTGAAGCAAATGGATTTGGAGTCATTTGGTCACTGCACGAATACAGAAGCCTGCGAGGTGGAATGCCCACAAGGTATATCAGTTTTGAATATAGCGCGCATGAATTTTGAATATAACAAAGCACTATTTTTTAAAAAGAAATAG